AGGTCTGCGGGCAACGCCGGACCAGCTTCTTTCGCTCGTCGTCACACTCGCCGCCGTCATTGCCATCCACCTGATGATGACGCGAACCGGGATCGGCCGTTCGATGCGGGCGGTCAGTGAGAACCCCGCACTTTCAGGCATTGCCGGCATCGACGTGCGCAAGGTCATCATGGTGGTCTGGTTCCTTGGTGCCGCCCTTGCCTGCATCGCCGGCATCATGACCGGGCTGCTCGTGCAAATCCGCCCCTATCTTGGCCATGACCTGCTGCTGCCCTTGTTCGCTGCGGCCATTCTCGGAGGCATCGGCAGCGTGCCCGGTGCCATGCTTGCCGGCCTGATCGTCGGACTTTCGGAAGCCACCGCCGTGCAACTGGTCGGTGCCGAATGGCGGGCCGCCGTCTCCTTCGTCATCCTCGTCGTGGTCCTGTTGTTAAGGCCGCGCGGCCTGTTCGGGAGAGCGGCATGAGCATCGACATCATCGCCTACGGCGCTTTCTTCCTGACCATGGCGCTGACCTACTCCATCATGTGTCTCGGCCTCAACGTGCAGTGGGGCCAGACAGGCCTGTTCAACGTCGGCATCGCGGCTTTCGTCGCCATCGGCGCCTATGTCTCGGCATTACTGACCACGCCCGAAACGCCCGACCGCTTCGGCGGCTTCGACCTCCCGATTGCCATCGGCTGGCTTGGCGGAGCCCTGGCTGCAGGCCTTGCCGCGTGGCTCGTCGGAGCGCTGACGATAAGGCTTCGATCTGATTATCTTGCCATCGCCACCTTCGGCGTAGCGGTCTCGGTCCAGCTCTGCGTGCTGAATATCCAGCCGCTCACCGGCGGCGCTTTCGGCATCGGCTTCATACCCCGTCCCTTCGCAAGCCTCGCCGGCAATCCGCTGGGCTTCGGCCTTGCCAATCTGGCGTTGGTGGCAGGCGTCGTGCTGGCGCTCTATCTGGCGCTCGAACATCTTGCCAAAAGCCCGTGGGGCCGCGTGTTGCGTGCGATCCGAGAGGATGAAACGGCGGCACAGGCGCTTGGCAAGCGCCCGATCCGCTTCCGCCTGCAGGCTTTCACCATCGGAGGGGCGATCATGGGTCTGGCAGGTGCGGTGCAGGGCCATTTCATCGGCTTCATC
The window above is part of the Rhizobium sp. ACO-34A genome. Proteins encoded here:
- a CDS encoding branched-chain amino acid ABC transporter permease, producing MSIDIIAYGAFFLTMALTYSIMCLGLNVQWGQTGLFNVGIAAFVAIGAYVSALLTTPETPDRFGGFDLPIAIGWLGGALAAGLAAWLVGALTIRLRSDYLAIATFGVAVSVQLCVLNIQPLTGGAFGIGFIPRPFASLAGNPLGFGLANLALVAGVVLALYLALEHLAKSPWGRVLRAIREDETAAQALGKRPIRFRLQAFTIGGAIMGLAGAVQGHFIGFIAPDNYLPILTFQVWAMLIVGGSGNNRGAILGAILVWGLWALSAAAVSAFVPPEQQARAASLQIVAIGIGLCLILLLRPRGILGEGRSLATGRATMKSKAKS
- a CDS encoding branched-chain amino acid ABC transporter permease, with amino-acid sequence MNPQFVMDGLIAGAMIGLGAIGVTLTYSILRFANFAHGELLSWGAYLAMAVSGTLGLLSTGLLKPIGPFSFGWSLPLATVLAILLTGLLALTVDALLFGRLRKRGSAVIILVMASFGASLALRSLLEFIFTSKPAYYTKALQIAVPLGGGLRATPDQLLSLVVTLAAVIAIHLMMTRTGIGRSMRAVSENPALSGIAGIDVRKVIMVVWFLGAALACIAGIMTGLLVQIRPYLGHDLLLPLFAAAILGGIGSVPGAMLAGLIVGLSEATAVQLVGAEWRAAVSFVILVVVLLLRPRGLFGRAA